A single window of Paenibacillus sp. FSL H8-0537 DNA harbors:
- a CDS encoding carbohydrate binding domain-containing protein, translated as MRSKLTASFFYYVMGFSFIVMLVVLFYTPTSAYAANYYISNNACNNENTGNSGTLTAGNEGPWCDFTNVNAKTFAAGDTIFLERGGSWTQEFKPSGGTGTPSSWIVVDAYGTGDRPVIRGSNNATDKTLTLLNADFWEVRNLEFSHAGIGPQFLYSTTGHQGIVFRNNYIHSMVGGPNAIAVQVRSADNAVTPSSGQWLVKDVEISHNEIGPTTSYGIVVMHNNSAAPTSTFQNVLIKNNELQDISAKALVFMSTKNSYWIDNRIDKAANANQSGGTTASFLFGTQNMTIANNLFLNTPDTGSTDQSAIDNEGKNDSNNFRGNYFANNYGGALEWLLCNCVVPDRFGTDFNSNNEVIGNTFVRNGGGAIWATSDTGQTTGTIKDSLFFENEFIIDESKFIEWSEISNNVFIPAASKINNAANEFGATGTTGNWSYQLFDGTSYASLTYDLAEKWYGTAGGHISQFNLSASDSADHWISNAWTAPYNGVISIRGQVFKNEIGGDGALARITKNGQVIWPAGNAAQLIASDDLAGYATNLDAISVNQNDVIRFEVNNGGTSTDHDVISWAPTVAFTNGGHDSASDSMLPGAITDLAISSIDHNKAVLTWTASGSDGATGTASRYDIRYSTSPITDANWSSATRVGNRPFPESSGTSQSVTVPFLTADSLYYFAVKTVNGIPNESLLSNVASASTLADITELVNPGFEEGIAPWAAQGASIDVSNIYAHSGNYSLWAFNRTDTWAGANQDITSLLNVKGPGNYSFGTWAKYANNSAGGFVTINITDSAGSRWFTAPITMISHEHFTEITGVENITWTGTVSSAMMYFQSDGSLDDVYLDDFFINKVTESSNESTLVGDDQIYSGAEFGLTYGLKDFNVNGFENIYAQDLVITFDSTKLEFIDAISLKSGFAVLSHQAVEPGKVRVIAAAQGTGFAPNGDWLKFTFKAKPLTQITEAVTALSDIVVANSQGDEFEVAGISHAVQIQQRGDLNADSRISIGDLAIIGSYYGKTSADANWNSTYMKADYNQDNVIDIADMAAIAQLILN; from the coding sequence ATGAGAAGTAAGCTTACAGCATCATTTTTTTATTATGTAATGGGTTTTAGTTTCATTGTCATGCTAGTTGTGTTGTTCTACACACCTACGTCAGCATATGCGGCCAATTATTACATAAGTAATAATGCCTGCAACAATGAGAACACGGGGAACTCTGGAACGCTCACGGCTGGAAATGAAGGTCCATGGTGTGATTTCACGAATGTAAATGCCAAGACATTTGCAGCAGGTGACACAATTTTTCTGGAGCGGGGTGGCAGTTGGACGCAAGAGTTCAAGCCTAGCGGAGGTACCGGCACGCCAAGCAGTTGGATTGTTGTCGATGCTTATGGCACAGGTGATCGTCCTGTCATTCGTGGCAGCAACAACGCGACGGATAAGACGCTTACGTTACTGAATGCTGATTTCTGGGAAGTCCGCAATTTGGAGTTCAGTCATGCAGGCATAGGACCGCAGTTTCTGTACTCGACAACCGGCCATCAAGGCATTGTTTTTCGAAATAATTATATCCATAGCATGGTGGGAGGGCCTAATGCAATCGCGGTGCAAGTCCGAAGTGCTGATAACGCGGTTACTCCATCTTCAGGTCAGTGGCTGGTGAAGGATGTAGAGATTTCGCATAACGAGATCGGGCCAACAACCTCTTATGGGATTGTTGTCATGCATAATAACTCTGCTGCACCGACGAGCACATTCCAAAACGTACTAATTAAAAATAACGAACTGCAGGACATTTCCGCCAAAGCTCTCGTATTTATGAGTACAAAAAATTCGTATTGGATTGACAATCGGATAGACAAAGCGGCCAACGCAAATCAGAGTGGTGGAACGACGGCAAGCTTTCTATTCGGGACTCAGAATATGACGATAGCCAATAATCTGTTTTTAAATACACCAGACACGGGCTCGACTGATCAATCCGCGATTGATAACGAAGGGAAAAATGACTCAAATAATTTCAGAGGCAATTATTTTGCTAATAATTATGGAGGAGCTTTGGAATGGCTGCTATGTAATTGTGTCGTTCCCGACAGGTTCGGTACTGATTTTAATAGCAACAATGAGGTGATAGGCAACACGTTCGTCCGTAATGGGGGAGGGGCCATTTGGGCAACGAGCGATACGGGGCAAACAACTGGAACCATTAAAGACAGCCTGTTCTTCGAGAATGAATTCATTATTGATGAAAGTAAATTTATCGAATGGTCGGAAATATCGAATAATGTGTTCATTCCGGCCGCTAGCAAAATCAACAATGCTGCGAATGAGTTTGGAGCGACAGGAACTACAGGAAACTGGTCGTACCAATTGTTCGATGGTACTAGCTATGCGAGCTTGACGTATGACCTGGCGGAGAAATGGTACGGGACTGCTGGCGGTCATATTTCACAGTTTAATCTAAGCGCTTCCGATTCAGCGGACCATTGGATCTCTAACGCATGGACAGCTCCATATAATGGCGTGATTAGTATTCGAGGGCAAGTATTTAAGAATGAAATCGGTGGTGACGGTGCACTAGCCCGCATAACTAAAAACGGTCAAGTCATTTGGCCAGCCGGTAATGCTGCACAGTTAATCGCATCCGACGATTTGGCAGGATACGCGACGAATTTGGATGCGATCTCTGTTAACCAGAATGATGTTATACGGTTTGAGGTTAATAATGGCGGGACGAGCACAGACCATGATGTGATCAGTTGGGCACCAACAGTAGCTTTTACAAATGGCGGACATGATTCTGCAAGTGATTCCATGCTGCCTGGTGCTATTACGGACCTTGCGATTAGTTCCATCGATCATAACAAGGCGGTATTAACTTGGACGGCATCAGGAAGCGATGGGGCAACAGGCACAGCGAGTCGTTATGATATCCGTTACTCGACTTCGCCGATTACCGATGCGAATTGGTCAAGTGCTACAAGAGTAGGAAATAGACCATTCCCTGAATCGTCCGGAACTTCACAGTCCGTTACCGTGCCTTTTTTAACGGCCGATAGCCTATATTATTTTGCTGTGAAAACAGTAAATGGCATTCCTAATGAATCTCTTTTATCCAACGTAGCAAGCGCTTCCACTTTAGCAGATATTACTGAGCTCGTTAATCCCGGATTTGAAGAGGGGATAGCGCCATGGGCTGCACAAGGGGCTTCCATTGATGTGAGCAATATCTATGCACATTCGGGGAATTATTCGCTTTGGGCCTTTAATCGAACGGATACTTGGGCGGGAGCCAATCAAGACATTACAAGCTTACTAAATGTAAAAGGACCAGGTAATTATTCCTTTGGGACATGGGCGAAGTACGCTAATAACTCAGCCGGGGGATTTGTAACGATAAATATTACGGATAGCGCGGGGTCACGATGGTTTACGGCACCTATAACGATGATAAGCCATGAGCATTTTACTGAGATCACAGGTGTTGAGAATATTACATGGACAGGCACGGTTAGCAGCGCAATGATGTATTTTCAGTCAGACGGTTCGCTAGATGATGTCTATTTGGATGATTTCTTTATCAACAAGGTTACGGAGTCCAGCAATGAGTCGACGCTTGTTGGTGACGACCAAATATACAGTGGGGCAGAGTTTGGGCTAACGTACGGACTGAAAGATTTTAATGTGAATGGGTTTGAAAACATCTACGCGCAGGACCTGGTAATTACATTTGATTCAACGAAGCTAGAATTTATCGATGCTATTTCTTTGAAGTCAGGATTTGCTGTGCTTAGCCATCAGGCAGTTGAACCCGGGAAAGTAAGAGTCATTGCAGCAGCACAAGGGACGGGTTTTGCACCTAACGGGGATTGGTTGAAATTTACGTTCAAAGCCAAGCCTTTGACTCAGATCACAGAAGCGGTCACCGCCTTAAGTGACATTGTGGTTGCAAACAGTCAAGGAGATGAGTTTGAAGTGGCAGGCATTTCTCATGCGGTTCAGATTCAACAACGAGGAGACCTAAACGCGGATAGCAGGATCAGTATAGGCGACCTTGCTATAATTGGCTCCTATTATGGGAAAACGTCCGCCGATGCGAACTGGAACAGTACGTATATGAAGGCCGATTACAATCAAGACAATGTGATTGATATTGCGGATATGGCCGCGATCGCTCAGCTAATATTAAACTGA
- a CDS encoding nitrilase-related carbon-nitrogen hydrolase: MNDVRFNSNVWLIAAVCLFYLVPITSNLYVLTAWLAPALLLIYMYRERVKHSVPIALAFVSVVMIISNRSVIPGGLVVDSITVLISTVMLIVLLLLNKWVVTQTRHAAALLFFPLLMTSFEYFVSYGNVFGTFNSTAYSQLAIRPLAMLASVFGIWGIVFIQYLFASLLAYTFQSGFREGVGQHKRLLISTVTVLLLFVGGGVVLESGQNQAKTIKVTGITPDRIIWDDTIQHLFDQWEKKGFYDQLAEHSALVEQINRINEGLFLRTEQELDRGSSLISWSEGASIVLEQEEQAFLRRLQSLSAAHGAVLVVGYVRINAPDGAKMDNQVVIIDADGMIKAEYSKFSLVPGEERYFHKGEEAVPVVETAIGKIAVAICFDADFPHRIREAGLHNPDIFIIPSSDWESITPYHTEISAFRAIENQMPVLRVTHAGMSAVYDAKGRKVSEMNDLDSDHGIVFKAELPLSDRKHTVYKIIGDLLPLLSGAAALLILTITVAVTINSKMRKARTT; this comes from the coding sequence GTGAATGATGTGCGGTTTAATTCGAATGTCTGGTTAATAGCTGCTGTCTGTTTATTCTATTTGGTGCCAATTACTTCGAATCTCTATGTGTTGACGGCTTGGTTAGCGCCAGCTTTACTGCTGATCTATATGTATAGAGAGAGGGTGAAACATTCAGTCCCGATCGCGCTTGCGTTCGTTAGTGTCGTGATGATCATTTCCAATCGAAGCGTCATTCCTGGCGGTCTCGTAGTTGATTCAATCACGGTGTTGATTTCTACCGTTATGTTGATTGTGTTGCTGTTGTTAAATAAATGGGTGGTCACCCAAACCAGACATGCAGCAGCTTTGTTATTTTTTCCGTTGTTGATGACATCATTTGAGTATTTTGTAAGCTATGGGAACGTGTTCGGGACATTCAATTCTACCGCATATAGTCAATTGGCGATAAGACCCCTTGCGATGTTGGCATCTGTGTTTGGTATATGGGGGATCGTATTTATCCAGTATTTGTTCGCCTCGCTGCTGGCATATACGTTTCAATCCGGATTTCGCGAGGGTGTTGGACAACATAAACGGCTATTGATCAGTACAGTAACAGTATTATTACTATTTGTTGGAGGAGGCGTTGTGCTGGAATCGGGACAGAATCAGGCAAAAACGATCAAGGTGACAGGTATTACACCGGATCGGATCATATGGGATGACACAATACAACATTTATTCGACCAATGGGAAAAGAAAGGGTTTTATGATCAACTAGCGGAACATTCCGCATTAGTCGAACAGATAAACCGTATAAATGAAGGCTTATTCCTGCGTACTGAGCAGGAGCTCGACCGTGGTAGCAGCTTGATCAGTTGGTCGGAGGGAGCTTCGATTGTGTTGGAACAAGAGGAACAGGCATTTCTGAGACGTTTGCAGTCACTTTCGGCAGCGCACGGAGCGGTTTTGGTTGTAGGATATGTGAGAATAAACGCACCGGATGGAGCGAAGATGGATAACCAAGTGGTTATTATTGATGCAGATGGCATGATAAAAGCGGAATACTCTAAATTTTCTTTAGTACCCGGGGAGGAGCGCTACTTCCATAAAGGCGAAGAGGCAGTGCCAGTTGTCGAGACTGCCATTGGGAAAATTGCGGTAGCGATCTGCTTCGATGCGGATTTCCCACACCGAATTCGCGAAGCCGGATTACACAATCCTGATATATTCATTATTCCATCCAGCGATTGGGAGTCGATTACACCTTATCACACGGAAATCAGCGCTTTTCGAGCGATTGAAAATCAGATGCCGGTTCTGCGCGTCACACATGCCGGAATGAGTGCGGTATACGATGCGAAGGGTCGGAAGGTCTCAGAAATGAACGATTTGGATAGCGATCACGGCATTGTCTTCAAGGCGGAGCTTCCTCTATCAGATCGGAAACATACCGTATACAAGATCATCGGCGATCTATTACCTTTACTGAGCGGAGCTGCAGCTCTACTGATTCTTACTATTACCGTAGCAGTAACAATCAACAGCAAAATGCGTAAAGCACGAACAACATAG
- a CDS encoding MFS transporter: MKKYFLLLAIFIAALNLRPIITSVAPLLRTIQNDLAMSGLTASLLTTLPVLCMGIFAPAATALRDRIGLERTIFFALFLITGATALRGIVSSVFILIVTALVGGIGISLAGPLLSGFIKKYFPTKPGIVSVYSASMTVGAAIASAFAIPLYNRSNHSLTLTLSCWAVFGVIALIVWSVFLGNRGSNGDKRSKESLVRSSSKLPSRLPIRNKKAVLLTLFFGLMASVFYSVTAWISPIALNFGYSAASAAMLLTVFTIIQIPVSLTIPFLVARSGKRRFYLILCSVSELIGIVMLLFQLPMLPAVILLGIGAGGLFPLALMLPIVETDTPEEAGAWSAMSQCGGYIIGAMGPLLIGAIYDSSGSFMAALVAMLAVIVVMIGVQVVITGRKSEGEVSI, encoded by the coding sequence ATGAAAAAATATTTTTTATTGTTAGCTATATTTATTGCAGCTTTAAATTTAAGACCGATTATTACATCGGTTGCTCCATTGCTTCGTACGATTCAAAATGATCTGGCAATGAGTGGGCTAACCGCAAGTCTGCTGACGACCTTGCCTGTATTATGCATGGGGATTTTTGCTCCAGCGGCAACCGCATTGCGTGATCGAATAGGGCTTGAGCGAACTATTTTCTTTGCATTATTTCTCATTACAGGGGCTACCGCTTTGCGGGGGATCGTTAGCTCCGTTTTTATACTGATTGTAACTGCGTTAGTTGGCGGTATCGGGATTAGCTTGGCAGGACCGCTGCTGTCTGGGTTTATTAAAAAGTACTTCCCCACCAAGCCCGGAATTGTCAGTGTTTATTCCGCCTCGATGACCGTAGGGGCAGCCATTGCCTCTGCTTTTGCAATACCATTATACAATCGAAGTAATCATAGCTTAACGCTGACTTTGTCATGCTGGGCTGTTTTCGGAGTGATTGCTTTAATCGTTTGGTCGGTTTTTCTTGGGAACAGGGGGAGTAATGGGGACAAGAGGAGCAAAGAAAGCTTAGTGCGATCTAGTTCGAAGCTTCCTTCAAGGCTGCCAATTCGCAATAAAAAAGCGGTTCTGTTGACCTTGTTTTTTGGATTAATGGCCAGTGTGTTTTATTCGGTTACGGCGTGGATTTCACCGATTGCTCTTAACTTCGGTTACAGCGCAGCAAGCGCGGCTATGCTCCTTACCGTTTTTACGATTATTCAAATTCCTGTATCGTTGACGATTCCCTTCCTTGTTGCTAGGTCAGGGAAACGGAGATTTTACCTGATCCTTTGCAGTGTGTCTGAGCTAATCGGGATTGTTATGCTGCTTTTCCAACTGCCAATGCTGCCAGCTGTAATATTGCTAGGCATTGGGGCGGGAGGGTTATTTCCACTAGCACTTATGCTGCCGATTGTCGAGACGGACACGCCGGAGGAAGCAGGGGCATGGTCGGCGATGTCTCAGTGTGGCGGCTACATCATTGGTGCAATGGGACCATTATTAATTGGGGCGATTTATGATAGTAGTGGAAGCTTTATGGCTGCGCTTGTTGCGATGCTTGCTGTTATTGTGGTGATGATTGGGGTGCAGGTGGTGATTACGGGGAGGAAAAGTGAGGGGGAGGTAAGTATATAA
- a CDS encoding helix-turn-helix domain-containing protein — protein MDYLQAIQRFVDSVEDQIEEQVDIDRLIGMTHISKFHFYRLFTAVVGITVYDYIRKRKLIWAAAELRKDSGRILDIAVKYGFGSQEVFSRNFKKMYQIPPAKYRSKYAGKNHRLEKLSSRIDLESIWLDIKAKHGHVVVTDHREKIENLQLVGIERLSCDENVSTIFPSIESFIQQTEGIPNRKSDTVFRLCYDITYIGETAYFKEMVAVEVKEWGSIPAGMKRIELNGLNMMKFVHRGKLFQTNKDNILSTYHFLYQYRIPASNAKLTGELLLEKYAPTFQSPYSDDAEVEIYLSVQ, from the coding sequence ATGGATTATCTGCAGGCGATTCAGCGTTTTGTTGATTCAGTGGAAGACCAAATCGAGGAACAAGTCGACATTGATCGGCTGATTGGAATGACCCATATCTCGAAGTTCCATTTCTATCGTCTCTTTACAGCAGTGGTCGGTATAACGGTATACGATTACATACGCAAAAGGAAGTTGATTTGGGCTGCTGCTGAATTAAGAAAAGATAGCGGCAGAATTTTGGATATTGCGGTTAAGTACGGTTTTGGCTCACAGGAGGTTTTTAGCCGCAATTTTAAAAAAATGTATCAGATTCCTCCCGCAAAATATCGTTCAAAGTATGCAGGCAAGAATCACCGGTTGGAGAAGCTGTCTTCGAGAATCGATTTAGAATCGATCTGGTTGGATATTAAAGCAAAACATGGTCATGTGGTCGTAACAGACCATCGTGAAAAGATTGAGAATTTACAGCTCGTCGGCATTGAACGACTGTCGTGCGACGAGAATGTGAGCACAATCTTTCCGTCTATCGAATCGTTCATTCAGCAAACTGAAGGAATTCCTAACCGGAAATCGGATACCGTATTCCGTCTGTGCTACGATATTACTTACATCGGCGAAACAGCTTATTTTAAGGAGATGGTTGCGGTCGAAGTGAAGGAGTGGGGGAGTATCCCGGCCGGAATGAAGCGAATCGAATTAAACGGGCTGAACATGATGAAGTTTGTACATCGGGGCAAGTTGTTTCAAACGAATAAGGACAACATTCTCTCAACCTACCATTTTTTATACCAATACCGCATTCCTGCTTCAAATGCGAAACTGACAGGCGAGCTTCTGCTTGAGAAGTATGCACCCACATTTCAATCTCCTTACTCAGACGATGCGGAGGTGGAAATTTACCTTTCGGTTCAGTAG
- a CDS encoding sigma-70 family RNA polymerase sigma factor, with the protein MKLAGSNNKGNFPKDPSQALEQLMESFGSTIMRTAYFYTGDQHLAEDISQEVFLRAYRNWNSFRGDSAVKTWLTTIAINVCRDKMGVRMFTEQPTDPSLMERGRIFNVEEEALKRLQKSEILRHMLRLPLPYQEALYLYYYLDLDTREIAKATSSPEGTVRNRLHRAREALAREMRKEETTDDGHGA; encoded by the coding sequence GTGAAGCTGGCCGGCTCGAATAACAAGGGGAATTTCCCGAAAGATCCCTCTCAAGCTCTAGAGCAGCTGATGGAAAGCTTTGGCTCGACGATCATGCGCACCGCTTATTTTTATACCGGAGATCAGCATCTTGCCGAGGATATCAGTCAGGAGGTATTTCTTCGCGCTTATCGCAACTGGAACTCGTTTCGTGGAGATAGCGCGGTTAAAACCTGGTTGACGACGATAGCTATCAACGTTTGCCGGGACAAGATGGGCGTGCGGATGTTTACGGAACAGCCGACCGATCCGAGCCTGATGGAGCGGGGACGGATATTCAACGTGGAAGAAGAAGCACTTAAAAGATTGCAGAAAAGCGAGATTTTGCGGCATATGCTGCGTCTGCCTCTGCCGTATCAGGAGGCTTTGTATTTATATTATTATCTGGATTTGGACACACGGGAAATTGCGAAAGCGACGTCGTCGCCAGAGGGTACCGTGAGAAACAGACTGCACCGGGCGCGCGAGGCGTTGGCTCGGGAAATGCGTAAGGAGGAGACAACCGATGACGGACATGGAGCGTAA
- a CDS encoding DUF4367 domain-containing protein, whose amino-acid sequence MTDMERNLRQNLQKELDDMLFSKMELSDSVKRKIRNQAAAEQRSRRRFVLPKVWTAGAAALVAAVVIVTGLPMLQDPAAVPTPTDNSPGIVLPGNGGATGSELSQLITTPLGTVEAAKAAFGSGVLVPQVAPEGFKLADIVGVGMKDQPLRDLNFTYGSGDKTVTFSASRMPAAFPTDLFTQTKVGGADGFIFEQAEFTELFWVVDGIQYGVSGPISGDEAMKVAESVEP is encoded by the coding sequence ATGACGGACATGGAGCGTAATTTACGTCAAAATTTGCAAAAGGAGTTGGATGATATGTTGTTCTCTAAAATGGAATTGAGCGATAGCGTTAAACGGAAGATCAGGAATCAAGCCGCCGCGGAGCAGAGAAGCCGCCGCCGCTTCGTTCTTCCGAAAGTCTGGACTGCAGGAGCGGCAGCGCTGGTCGCGGCAGTCGTCATAGTGACGGGATTGCCGATGCTGCAAGACCCCGCCGCAGTCCCGACGCCAACGGATAATTCGCCCGGAATCGTGCTGCCCGGAAACGGAGGAGCCACAGGTTCGGAGTTGTCCCAATTGATTACAACTCCCTTAGGAACGGTGGAGGCAGCAAAAGCAGCTTTCGGTTCCGGTGTGCTTGTTCCTCAAGTCGCCCCGGAAGGCTTCAAGCTGGCTGATATCGTCGGCGTGGGAATGAAGGACCAACCGCTCAGAGATTTAAACTTCACATACGGCTCGGGTGATAAGACGGTGACGTTCAGCGCGAGCCGCATGCCGGCGGCGTTCCCGACGGACCTGTTCACACAGACTAAAGTGGGCGGAGCGGACGGCTTTATTTTCGAGCAAGCCGAGTTCACGGAGCTGTTCTGGGTGGTTGACGGCATTCAGTATGGCGTGTCCGGTCCGATTTCGGGCGACGAGGCCATGAAGGTAGCCGAATCGGTGGAGCCTTAA
- a CDS encoding LysR family transcriptional regulator: MDNRNIQYFMAVFELLHFTKAAERLGISQPTLSQQIRILEAELGTPLFDRIGKKVVATEAGKLLWHYGVKMLQAERDAKNAIKELLSGEGGNVRLAVLPSDLDFQLVPLFVAFKAKYPQIQLQVFSTIHVQEEVLNHKVDIGIGLQGPPDKRLVQVPLGSEPYHLFVHAASELAKRKEITLRELEQHALVMYPKGFLGRDLVDEVCIKEGFELATVMETSSAHSLLQLVSAGIGATIQPKGLLRQFPERLDIVAIPFTGPTPVRHMELMYCTDRFISRSHQQLTDGLIDFFTGKNS; this comes from the coding sequence ATGGACAATCGAAATATACAATACTTTATGGCCGTATTTGAGCTGCTTCATTTTACGAAGGCTGCCGAAAGGCTTGGCATCTCACAGCCTACTTTAAGCCAGCAAATTCGCATCCTTGAAGCCGAGCTCGGCACGCCGCTTTTTGACCGCATCGGTAAAAAGGTTGTGGCAACGGAAGCCGGCAAGCTCCTCTGGCATTATGGAGTGAAGATGCTGCAAGCAGAACGGGATGCCAAAAATGCGATAAAGGAGCTTCTATCTGGAGAAGGCGGCAACGTCCGTCTGGCCGTGCTGCCCTCGGATTTGGATTTTCAGCTTGTCCCGCTGTTCGTTGCATTTAAAGCGAAATATCCTCAGATCCAGCTGCAGGTTTTCTCCACTATACATGTGCAAGAAGAAGTGCTTAACCATAAAGTCGATATCGGCATTGGCTTGCAGGGCCCACCAGATAAAAGATTAGTCCAAGTTCCGCTTGGCTCGGAGCCCTATCATCTCTTCGTTCATGCAGCAAGCGAACTCGCTAAACGAAAGGAAATTACCCTGCGGGAGCTGGAGCAGCATGCATTAGTTATGTACCCGAAAGGCTTTCTCGGTCGTGATTTAGTTGATGAGGTTTGCATCAAAGAGGGATTTGAATTAGCTACCGTTATGGAAACGAGTTCGGCTCATTCGCTGCTGCAATTAGTTTCTGCTGGGATAGGCGCTACTATTCAGCCGAAGGGCTTGCTTCGTCAATTTCCAGAACGTCTGGACATTGTAGCTATCCCTTTTACAGGGCCTACGCCTGTGCGTCATATGGAGCTGATGTATTGTACAGACCGATTTATTAGCCGCTCGCATCAACAATTAACGGATGGGCTGATTGATTTTTTTACTGGGAAAAATAGCTAG